One genomic segment of Oncorhynchus kisutch isolate 150728-3 linkage group LG15, Okis_V2, whole genome shotgun sequence includes these proteins:
- the LOC109904832 gene encoding forkhead box protein N1-like isoform X1, whose translation MSTDSPSSTFTPSANRFLTMTPAPQTSSLRTSDPPGSSFQQMAHSLCEESSSVSFTTAQRERESATYRQRNAAAESCRRHSVDGAMVGQSQRSNLGSGTADRFHPYRHQFSDDGVGNGCLAPGAPGSRTFVCLREVEALDSFAATRTSTSEEQTSWDPYNGSFQASRLMQGSQRSYTEPQDAAEEPSCFLSQGHASYSPLAPLPQFSPGMYSTSGQSKSSQYSLQCLSTPTHQDSSMQSLFPKPIYSYSILIFMALRNSKTGSLPVSEIYRFMTEHFPYFKTAPDGWKNSVRHNLSLNKCFEKVENKIGNSSRKGCLWALNPAKIEKMQEELHKWRRKDPLTVRKSMARPEDLDHLLGERPEKLKSLPSYHNQIPTTSSFTSHPPEPCHPLRRPLYPHVPPPSLTVQQHPRYLPPTTPQPFSFYSPCRQQPLSGIPPNVGTLGSPLVGQTPPTCSATIQAEYDAGPRSIQELQLDEDASNDIDTLNPSLTDLQLHGYLWDELREDSLAPDSLVLISPSLSPSSSQPTHLLLGSSLRSTGPVNQTSEWISDGLGKEDEEEMGGGCGGPSDLHINGQYHTAYPGVESLASYLTSMGNTPIPLL comes from the exons ATGTCTACAGACTCTCCCAGCTCCACATTTACACCCAGTGCCAACAGGTTCCTGACAATGACACCAGCCCCTCAGACCTCCTCCCTACGCACCTCTGATCCTCCAGGGTCCTCCTTCCAGCAGATGGCGCACTCACTG TGTGAGGAGAGCAGTTCTGTGTCATTTACCACTGctcagcgtgagagagagagtgccacCTACAGACAGAGAAATGCCGCTGCAGAGAGCTGCAGGAGGCACAGCGTTGATGGAGCCATGGTGGGACAGAGTCAAAGGTCAAACTTAGGGTCAGGAACGGCTGACCGCTTCCACCCCTACCGACATCAGTTCAGCGATGATGGGGTTGGCAACGGTTGCCTGGCCCCTGGTGCCCCTGGGTCTCGTACCTTCGTCTGTCTCAGAGAGGTAGAGGCTCTAGATAGCTTCGCTGCCACACGCACATCTACCAGTGAGGAACAGACATCCTGGGATCCATACAACGGGAGTTTCCAGGCTTCCAGACTGATG CAGGGCTCCCAGCGCTCTTACACAGAACCACAGGATGCAGCCGAGGAACCTTCCTGCTTCCTGTCTCAAGGCCACGCCTCCTACAGCCCCCTAGCCCCGCTACCGCAG tTCTCACCAGGTATGTATTCTACCAGTGGACAATCCAAAAGTTCTCAGTACTCTCTCCAGTGCCTCTCCACTCCAACCCATCAGGACAGTAGCATGCAGTCCCTCTTCCCCAAGCCCATCTACTCATACAG CATCCTGATCTTCATGGCTCTGAGGAACAGTAAAACAGGGAGTCTCCCGGTTAGTGAGATCTACAGGTTCATGACTGAACACTTCCCCTACTTCAAG aCGGCTCCAGATGGATGGAAGAACTCGGTCCGCCACAACCTGTCTCTGAATAAGTGCTTTGAGAAGGTGGAGAATAAGATTGGCAACTCTTCCCGTAAGGGCTGCCTGTGGGCCCTCAACCCAGCCAAGATAGAGAAGATGCAGGAGGAGCTACACAAGTGGCGCCGCAAAGACCCCCTCACTGTCCGCAAGAGCATGGCCAGGCCAG AGGACCTGGATCACCTGTTGGGGGAAAGACCAGAGAAGCTGAAATCTTTACCTTCTTACCACAACCAGATCCCTACCACTTCCTCCTTCACATCCCATCCTCCAGAGCCCTGTCATCCTCTTCGACGTCCCCTCTACCCCCacgtcccccctccctccctgacagTCCAACAGCACCCCCGTTACctgccccccaccaccccccaacCCTTCTCCTTCTACTCCCCCTGCAGACAGCAGCCTCTATCGGGAATCCCCCCCAATGTGGGTACCCTGGGTTCCCCTCTGGTGGGGCAGACACCCCCCACCTGTAGCGCCACCATACAGGCAGAGTATGATGCTGGGCCCAGGAGCATACAAGAGCTACAGCTAGATGAAGATGCTAGTAACGATATCGACACGCTCAACCCCAGCTTGACTGACCTGCAGCTCCACG GTTACTTGTGGGACGAGCTGAGAGAGGACAGCCTGGCTCCTGATTCGCTGGTGCTAATCAgtccctccctgtccccctcctcttcccagccAACACACCTCCTCCTGGGGTCCAGTCTGAGGAGCACCGGTCCTGTCAACCAGACATCAGAGTGGATCTCCGACGGGCTGGGgaaggaagatgaggaggagatgggaggaggatgtggaggtccATCAGACCTCCATATTAATGGACAGTACCACACAGCCTACCCAGGTGTGGAGAGCTTGGCTAGTTACCTCACTTCTATGGGGAACACCCCCATACCTTTGCTTTGA
- the LOC109904832 gene encoding forkhead box protein N1-like isoform X2 codes for MSTDSPSSTFTPSANRFLTMTPAPQTSSLRTSDPPGSSFQQMAHSLCEESSSVSFTTAQRERESATYRQRNAAAESCRRHSVDGAMVGQSQRSNLGSGTADRFHPYRHQFSDDGVGNGCLAPGAPGSRTFVCLREVEALDSFAATRTSTSEEQTSWDPYNGSFQASRLMGSQRSYTEPQDAAEEPSCFLSQGHASYSPLAPLPQFSPGMYSTSGQSKSSQYSLQCLSTPTHQDSSMQSLFPKPIYSYSILIFMALRNSKTGSLPVSEIYRFMTEHFPYFKTAPDGWKNSVRHNLSLNKCFEKVENKIGNSSRKGCLWALNPAKIEKMQEELHKWRRKDPLTVRKSMARPEDLDHLLGERPEKLKSLPSYHNQIPTTSSFTSHPPEPCHPLRRPLYPHVPPPSLTVQQHPRYLPPTTPQPFSFYSPCRQQPLSGIPPNVGTLGSPLVGQTPPTCSATIQAEYDAGPRSIQELQLDEDASNDIDTLNPSLTDLQLHGYLWDELREDSLAPDSLVLISPSLSPSSSQPTHLLLGSSLRSTGPVNQTSEWISDGLGKEDEEEMGGGCGGPSDLHINGQYHTAYPGVESLASYLTSMGNTPIPLL; via the exons ATGTCTACAGACTCTCCCAGCTCCACATTTACACCCAGTGCCAACAGGTTCCTGACAATGACACCAGCCCCTCAGACCTCCTCCCTACGCACCTCTGATCCTCCAGGGTCCTCCTTCCAGCAGATGGCGCACTCACTG TGTGAGGAGAGCAGTTCTGTGTCATTTACCACTGctcagcgtgagagagagagtgccacCTACAGACAGAGAAATGCCGCTGCAGAGAGCTGCAGGAGGCACAGCGTTGATGGAGCCATGGTGGGACAGAGTCAAAGGTCAAACTTAGGGTCAGGAACGGCTGACCGCTTCCACCCCTACCGACATCAGTTCAGCGATGATGGGGTTGGCAACGGTTGCCTGGCCCCTGGTGCCCCTGGGTCTCGTACCTTCGTCTGTCTCAGAGAGGTAGAGGCTCTAGATAGCTTCGCTGCCACACGCACATCTACCAGTGAGGAACAGACATCCTGGGATCCATACAACGGGAGTTTCCAGGCTTCCAGACTGATG GGCTCCCAGCGCTCTTACACAGAACCACAGGATGCAGCCGAGGAACCTTCCTGCTTCCTGTCTCAAGGCCACGCCTCCTACAGCCCCCTAGCCCCGCTACCGCAG tTCTCACCAGGTATGTATTCTACCAGTGGACAATCCAAAAGTTCTCAGTACTCTCTCCAGTGCCTCTCCACTCCAACCCATCAGGACAGTAGCATGCAGTCCCTCTTCCCCAAGCCCATCTACTCATACAG CATCCTGATCTTCATGGCTCTGAGGAACAGTAAAACAGGGAGTCTCCCGGTTAGTGAGATCTACAGGTTCATGACTGAACACTTCCCCTACTTCAAG aCGGCTCCAGATGGATGGAAGAACTCGGTCCGCCACAACCTGTCTCTGAATAAGTGCTTTGAGAAGGTGGAGAATAAGATTGGCAACTCTTCCCGTAAGGGCTGCCTGTGGGCCCTCAACCCAGCCAAGATAGAGAAGATGCAGGAGGAGCTACACAAGTGGCGCCGCAAAGACCCCCTCACTGTCCGCAAGAGCATGGCCAGGCCAG AGGACCTGGATCACCTGTTGGGGGAAAGACCAGAGAAGCTGAAATCTTTACCTTCTTACCACAACCAGATCCCTACCACTTCCTCCTTCACATCCCATCCTCCAGAGCCCTGTCATCCTCTTCGACGTCCCCTCTACCCCCacgtcccccctccctccctgacagTCCAACAGCACCCCCGTTACctgccccccaccaccccccaacCCTTCTCCTTCTACTCCCCCTGCAGACAGCAGCCTCTATCGGGAATCCCCCCCAATGTGGGTACCCTGGGTTCCCCTCTGGTGGGGCAGACACCCCCCACCTGTAGCGCCACCATACAGGCAGAGTATGATGCTGGGCCCAGGAGCATACAAGAGCTACAGCTAGATGAAGATGCTAGTAACGATATCGACACGCTCAACCCCAGCTTGACTGACCTGCAGCTCCACG GTTACTTGTGGGACGAGCTGAGAGAGGACAGCCTGGCTCCTGATTCGCTGGTGCTAATCAgtccctccctgtccccctcctcttcccagccAACACACCTCCTCCTGGGGTCCAGTCTGAGGAGCACCGGTCCTGTCAACCAGACATCAGAGTGGATCTCCGACGGGCTGGGgaaggaagatgaggaggagatgggaggaggatgtggaggtccATCAGACCTCCATATTAATGGACAGTACCACACAGCCTACCCAGGTGTGGAGAGCTTGGCTAGTTACCTCACTTCTATGGGGAACACCCCCATACCTTTGCTTTGA